TGAGATATGAGTGGACGTTAAAGTTCACTAGATTTTGACTGCTGTCACTCGAGAGAAGTATCCGAAgcattacaatttttaaaaactgtattgaaaaaatgaataaattacttaattgtatttaaaaacTTGAcgtagattaaaaaaaataaaaaaatgaagggcTAAGATTTATTCCTCGGTTTCTGGCTCCTCTTTATCTTCACCATCTCCACTTCTTCTTCACTTCTCCCTTTCTCTTTTCTTCTCCTCTCTTCTCTTCTCTCTGCCAAAATTTATTGGTTTGCTCAAGAAAGCTAATCAAGAAAATCTGTTCTTGTTCTTGTAAAGGAATAAATAATCAAAGATCAAGAAAGACAAAAATGTTGCTAGGGAAAAGACCACGTCCTCCAATGAAAAGAACTACAAGTTTATCAGAGATCACTTTTGATCTTGACACTGATAATACCGACTCATCAGAAGCGGCTGCCGGATTTCTCGGCGGTGGTTGGCAGCTGCAGCTTGATCAACGGTTCATGGCTGCTTCATCCATTTCACCAAGAAACAATAGAAGAGCTTCTGCTGATTTCATGGAAACTCCTGATTTCTTGAGGTCTTGCTTTCTTTGCCGGCGCCGTTTGGTTACTGGTCGTGATATTTACATGTACAGGTATATATTCACTCATTAATCAAGAATCTTTCATATTTTCTCCTACTTAATTAATATGGGATTTATGCGTTTTGCAGAGGCGATAGTGCGTTTTGCAGTCTAGAGTGCAGGCAACAGCAAATGAATCAAGatgagagaaaagaaaaaaaatgttcgTTAGCATCCAAGAAGGACGTTACATCTTCCGCCGGTGCCGGAGCTGATGTCTCCGTCAAGGGAGAGACGGTTGCCGCGGTATAGCGTCTTGATCAGTATTTCCCGGCTAAATTAAAACCTCACCCAGCTGCAGCTAGCAAACCCGTTTTAATTACATGTATAAttaagtttatatataaaaaaatttagtatcCTATTTATATAATATGGGTTTGAGATGCAAGTTAATTAGCTAGCTATCTTTTTTGTATGCAacagaaaagaaacaaaaaagcaATGGCCAAGAGTTTTGAATAGCTGTTATTTTATGTGGATCCACTGCTTACATTgtccaccgccgccgccgctgtcACCGCCATCACCGGCAACAGCTCAAATATAATTAGTAGTACAATTACAATTGCtttgggttgcttgattgagTTGGATGGTTGAATTTTAAAGAAGATTCCcatcattttcttatttatgTATGCTGGGTTTGATCGATTCGAACTTGAGACAATTTGAACAATAATAAATATTGGAATCTAATTAATgaacttataaaaaattaaatgacgGATTCTGTTAAATTTGTTTGCAATCATGTGTAAATCTTTGGTCCGTAAATTCTTGCTAAAATTCAGATTAAtcattttattgttattatgtaTGCTGGGTTTGATCGATTcgaactagtttcgcattacgtgctatgcacgtggctcgtaacataattcatcaatgaatatattaataaatttattataattatatcaatttttttatttataattaatattaaattagttaagaatttttgtaaaagtaaatataatatattcggttattaatttcttttttcatactgaatttattcttgttttggttttataataaccataattaaataattaacttaattttattaataatatctttaaaaattataagatagaaatttaaataataatatattgaccaaatacagtattttaattttgtagttcaatcaaattaaaagataggtattcctactaatttggagacaatttagttattttttacatactaaaaattaaattggagataatttagctatctattctaattaggacttaaTTACagtagtgattaattaaataattgatttgttaatgactacaaaatttttatttaatagtaaattgaaaaggattatttataatttaaaaaaaaaattattgtctaTCAATTTAGACTCATGTAGAATTTGAAGTGAATTAATTTCTTATGTTATTgtaaactaattaatatttcTATCAATGACTTCTGATAGAAATCTCATTTGTGGAATTTAATTTGTTCAAATTATTCATCTATAATTATATGATTAATCTAAACTGCATATATGTAAGATTGacataaaagtaaataattaaataaagtaatagATATCATTTCAACCGAAATCAGCCTGGCTACCTTAGCTACCCAATTCTCATCCTAGCGGAAGCAGAATTTTTATTTCATGTGCCGAACATGCATTTGTTGCTGTACAATAATTGTACTAATTAGTGTAGTACACTTATTTTGAGGGTCTTGTATGAACAAGCAATAATCCAAGGGATGAAAATAAatgtttctaatttttttaaaagagataGACCTATTTGTTAGCGGAAGTTAGCGGGTTAACTGTTAATATCAAGTATTTGTTTAAACAGACTAACAACAGTCTAAGAGAGTTGGGGGTCGAACCCCCAACCTCATACAATAAGAAGAGCTTAATCATAAAGCCAAGCCTTCAAGTGGAATGGTTCTAACATTTGCTAGGAAGAGATAATTACAGGTTTCTAAATCTATATGGGTAGTAATATTAAACTTGTCAAGTCACTCAGTTtttttcaaattacaaaaaagataataaatttaaaaacagtaaaaaaatatcattatcttttcaaattatttCAACATCATGTCACCCGAGGCAAACCATATTGCTTAATTGCGGTTTTGCCGGTATGTCACGCCAAAAGTAGAAGACTATTTATCTCTCCTTCGCGTCTCCACTTAGCCTCTGCCACCTAGGCTAAAGACAGATTGAGTCATTAGCATCAATACCTACTACTGCAAGCAGTTGCCCTCCGTATAACCTCTTCAACCAGCAACCATCAACTGAAATTACCCTCCTACAtattagtgatatgcactagatCAATCTTGTTTGATCATGTTGACTTTATCGTTTTGTTATTAATTGGTTAacacttttattattattttatgggttaatgtaaaaaaaaatcacgaactttacatgttttctcattttaatcacgaagtttaaattttctcattttcatacacgaactaccactttttcccaattttatacacggtgctgaggtggcactcattcattggtgtaaaatgacctctacctcagcgaattacacgaatggagccgtgacacctcagcaccgtgcatgaatttgagaaaaaatgatagttcgtgcatgtgagaaaatttaaagtgcatTATTACAATGGAAAAACatataaagttcgtgaattgTTTTTCTGCAAGTACATTGTTTTGACtgtttaagttggttatccgcaaggtttgctacggattttggtacaaccatacccataccctagcgctggtcacgattcatgaaaatgggtcgtgacaaatacACCATCAAAACCCTAGTTACAACTGCATCTACCCAGAAAAAAATACAACCACAATAACTGCCGAATACTATAGACCAATCCAACTtgatttcttcatctttttgttTCATGCCTGCTCTTCTTAACTTGTGCTTCATTTTGCTCTAACTTTCTCAGTAACCCAAGTATGACATCTTTAACTCTATAAGACATGGAtggatcaaaccagtagaagAAATCACAACCTTTTCTAACTGTAACAAAAAGATTTAGAATATtcaatttgataaataaaaagtttatgaaTGCAAATTTACTCCTATAAACCAAAGTATTTACATGATAACCACAACAACCAAAAACATCTTCATGGGTAAGTTTAATCCAATATGTTCCTAATACAGCCAGTTGATTGCATTGACAATTGAGAATTGATGTTTGATGCTCAATTTTGCTGACTATTTTCAATggtaagaaaattaattttagggttttcagATATAAAATTAAGGTTTCATTTAGGTTAGGATGAACAGAATCGAAGTAGAATTCTAAATGTAGTGATAAAAAATTGAAGGACTGAAGGTCGCAGAAGAAGAATTGAAGGATCTAGGGTTTAAGGTGAGAAGAAAGGATGAATCGAATTAGGAATAAAAGGTTATAACcgttttttttatgttgaaaGTAAATGGGAGAGTT
This region of Mercurialis annua linkage group LG1-X, ddMerAnnu1.2, whole genome shotgun sequence genomic DNA includes:
- the LOC126666036 gene encoding FCS-Like Zinc finger 6-like, encoding MLLGKRPRPPMKRTTSLSEITFDLDTDNTDSSEAAAGFLGGGWQLQLDQRFMAASSISPRNNRRASADFMETPDFLRSCFLCRRRLVTGRDIYMYRGDSAFCSLECRQQQMNQDERKEKKCSLASKKDVTSSAGAGADVSVKGETVAAV